A DNA window from Hordeum vulgare subsp. vulgare chromosome 1H, MorexV3_pseudomolecules_assembly, whole genome shotgun sequence contains the following coding sequences:
- the LOC123445215 gene encoding E3 ubiquitin-protein ligase UPL4 isoform X2: MDRCRKRPDSDPGGSGEAEPPADKRPCTAEPSTSAAAAPPEQAASDMDTSSSGHPAEGDGDADGDADVDGDDGDGGSSCESDGDGGSGPGASKFRRMVAAVASEGAGGGALLASLTELCEALSFCTEDAGGYFPVESAARALVRLAGADVASPDEMLLAVRAITYLCDAMPRAADAVVRHGLLPVLCSRLLAIEYLDVAEQCLQAFEKISLRQPAQCLQAGMITAVLTYIDFFAASIQRVAVSAVANACKKVPADCSQFVMDSTPMLCNLLQSEDKMVVEKVATCLISIVDSFSGSVELLDQLCHQGLVEKVLPLINASGLTSLNPSTCSNLIGLLAKLACNSLVAVKSLFELNVGSTIRGILVSSDLSHGMPYLPSENQNNQVNEALKLAIQLIPSAARDVEDTYIVLAKEKILVDEPGFLCQFSADVLPILIKAVNSGANSYICYGCSSIVNNICYFSKPEMLQELLKETNISSFLAGLLSRKDHHVLISSLKIIEILMQKLPDAYLGSFIKEGVVYAVEALLMQEDCSKSSPPLSDDTQQLENQPVMRNKPTCFCYAFDSRISESTETRACRIGQGNLPNFARHVKTTYFTAEAVNSEMGLTEILQKLKTCCAVLNDSADKSLNQDSLQNEEHLSTILSEVLMELHGGETMTTFEFLESGLVKSLLNYLSNGKYLQVDDNLKDYNADHFCAVLKRFQSFARICFSRMEQGWGDMLLTLLVRKLQNALTSLDNFPVIMSHNFKPRSNVSDIPIRHSTISPCIRVCFKKDEDDTKLSSYDNAVNLEISSSLDSIEQFLWPKVSTGTSDQNTESSPSSVAFESKYAEDDPQERDSSPESSPSSEGITRENQNSSAEPCSKKGSPSSAGGQPEKKTSTGTDCALQPKLVFSLKGKELDRSVTLYQSVLQDQINAGADVILDTQFWRTVHDITFRTAANPENDDSPKNLSIAALSTNDSKTGLMWQTLPFFSSLLLGKIPCRLDRSSPSYDILFMLKVLEGLNRYSFHLVSNERNHAFAQGRITDLDDLKPSVSSVPLQEFVSAKLTDKLEQQMHDPLVLRSRCLPLWCTELMSACPFLFSFEARWKYFQLTAFGSSSMQRGHMIETSGSNVATERASSFSRKKFKVDRDDILASAVKMMRSYAKSNALLEVEYAEEVGTGLGPTMEFYTLISHEFQKSGLGMWRGELPCEAGTDNTHVGRRTVVAPNGLFPRPWSASVDCASFSEANKSFHLLGQVLAKAIKDGRILDIPFSKAFYKLILGQELNIYDINSFDPELAMTLMEFKALTCQRKYVESCSTTECQSKSDLSYRGCKIEDLAIDFTVPGFPEYVFSSEGTSDNVTGDNLEEYVSFVVEATVKSGITRQLEAFESGFSQVFPLSTLRVFSEDELERLLCGEQDNWDFVKLVDNIKFDHGYTSSSPAVINLLEIIQEFECHERRAFLQFITGSPRLPPGGLAALNPNLTVVRKHSNNDADDDLPSVMTCANYLKLPAYCSKERMREKLLYAITEGQGSFHLS, from the exons ATGGATCGCTGCCGGAAGCGCCCCGACTCCGACCCCgggggctccggcgaggccgagcCCCCCGCCGATAAGCGCCCCTGCACCGCCGAGCCCtccacctccgccgccgccgcgccgccggaGCAGGCCGCCTCCGACATGGACACCTCGTCGTCTGGCCACCCCGCCGAAGGCGATGGCGATGCCGATGGCGATGCCGATGTGGACGGAGACGACGGCGACGGGGGGTCGTCGTGCGAGTCGGACGGGGACGGGGGGTCGGGCCCCGGGGCCAGCAAGTTCCGACGGATGGTGGCGGCCGTCGCCTCGGAGGGCGCCGGGGGAGGCGCGCTGCTCGCGTCGCTCACGGAGCTCTGCGAGGCGCTCTCCTTCTGCACCGAGGACGCCGGGGGCTACTTCCCCGTCGAGTCCGCCGCGCGGGCGCTCGTGCGCCTGGCCGGCGCCGACGTCGCCAGCCCCGACGAGATGCTGCTCGCCGTGCGCGCCATCACCTACCTCTGCGACGCCATGCCGCGCGCCGCCGACGCCGTCGTCCGCCACGGCCTGCTCCCCGTGCTCTGCTCCCGCCTCCTCGCGATCGAGTACCTTGATGTGGCGGAGCAG TGCTTGCAGGCGTTCGAGAAGATATCGCTGAGGCAGCCCGCGCAGTGCTTGCAGGCTGGCATGATAACCGCCGTGCTCACATACATTGACTTCTTCGCTGCAAGTATTCAG AGGGTTGCTGTCTCAGCTGTTGCAAATGCCTGCAAGAAGGTCCCTGCAGATTGCTCCCAGTTTGTCATGGACTCGACCCCAATGCTGTGTAATTTACTGCAGTCTGAGGACAAGATG GTTGTGGAAAAGGTTGCAACTTGCCTGATAAGCATTGTAGACTCTTTCAGTGGTTCAGTGGAGCTTCTTGACCAGCTATGTCACCAGGGCCTGGTAGAGAAGGTCCTTCCTTTGATCAATGCCAGCGGACTCACTTCCCTTAACCCATCAACTTGCAGT AACTTGATCGGGCTCCTGGCTAAGCTAGCCTGTAATTCACTTGTGGCAGTGAAGTCTCTCTTTGAGTTGAATGTTGGTAGCACCATAAGGGGGATTTTGGTCAGTTCAGATCTCTCCCATGGGATGCCATACCTGCCTTCGGAAAACCAAAATAACCAG GTTAATGAAGCTCTGAAATTAGCAATCCAGCTTATTCCTTCTGCGGCAAGAGATGTTGAGGACACCTATATAGTACTCGCGAAAGAAAAAATATTAGTAGATGAACCAGGGTTCTTGTGTCAGTTCTCTGCTGACGTTCTTCCAATCTTGATCAAG GCAGtcaactctggtgcaaactcaTACATTTGCTATGGCTGTTCTTCAATTGTAAATAACATCTGTTACTTCAGTAAACCTGAAATGCTTCAAGAGTTGCTCAAGGAAACAAACATATCAAG CTTCTTGGCTGGTTTATTGTCCCGGAAGGATCATCATGTGCTAATCTCATCACTGAAGATTATTGAGATTCTCATGCAAAAGCTTCCAGATGCTTACCTTGGATCTTTTATCAAAGAAGGCGTTGTCTATGCAGTAGAGGCTCTTCTTATGCAAGAGGATTGCTCAAAGTCTAGTCCTCCTCTCTCTGATGACACTCAACAGTTAGAGAACCAACCTGTTATGAGAAATAAACCTACATGTTTCTGCTATGCATTTGATTCCCGCATATCTGAGTCTACCGAAACAAGGGCTTGTAGGATTGGGCAGGGGAACCTTCCTAATTTTGCGAGGCATGTGAAGACAACTTACTTTACAGCTGAAGCAGTGAATTCGGAGATGGGGTTGACAGAGATATTGCAGAAGCTCAAAACTTGCTGTGCAGTTCTGAATGACTCTGCTGACAAGTCATTAAACCAAGACAGTCTTCAAAATGAAGAACACTTGTCTACCATTCTGAGTGAGGTGTTGATGGAGCTTCACGGAGGAGAAACAATGACGACGTTTGAATTCCTTGAGAGTGGACTGGTCAAATCTTTGTTAAATTACCTGTCTAACGGCAAATACCTCCAGGTGGATGACAATCTTAAAGATTACAATGCTGACCATTTTTGCGCTGTGCTGAAAAGATTTCAGTCATTTGCACGGATTTGTTTTTCAAGAATGGAGCAAGGTTGGGGTGATATGCTCTTGACATTACTTGTAAGGAAACTGCAGAATGCGCTTACTTCTCTTGACAACTTCCCAGTGATAATGAGTCACAATTTCAAGCCAAGGAGCAATGTTTCTGATATCCCTATTCGTCACTCAACAATTAGTCCATGTATCCGAGTATGTTTCAAGAAGGATGAAGATGATACAAAATTATCAAGCTATGATAATGCTGTGAATTTGGAAATCTCTTCTTCCTTGGATTCTATTGAACAATTCTTGTGGCCCAAAGTCAGCACAGGCACAAGTGATCAGAATACTGAGTCGTCACCTAGTAGTGTTGCTTTCGAGAGCAAATATGCTGAAGATGATCCCCAGGAAAGAGATTCCAGCCCGGAATCTTCTCCTTCATCAGAG GGTATCACCAGGGAAAATCAAAATTCTTCTGCAGAACCATGCTCGAAGAAAGGGTCACCATCTTCCG CTGGAGGTCAACCAGAAAAGAAGACGTCGACCGGGACTGATTGTGCTTTACAGCCAAAACTGGTATTTAGCCTGAAAGGAAAAGAGCTTGACCGATCTGTTACTCTATATCAATCAGTCCTGCAAGATCAGATCAATGCGGGGGCTGATGTAATTTTGGACACCCAATTTTGGCGTACTGTGCACGACATAACATTTCGAACAGCTGCAAATCCAGAAAACGATGATTCCCCTAAGAATCTGTCCATTGCAGCATTGTCAACAAATGACAGTAAAACTGGTTTAATGTGGCAAACACTCCCCTTCTTTAGCAGCTTGTTGCTTGGCAAGATTCCCTGCAGACTTGATAGATCAAGTCCATCATATGACATATTGTTTATGCTGAAAGTTTTAGAAGGATTGAACCGATACTCGTTTCACCTCGTGTCTAATGAGAGAAACCATGCTTTTGCTCAAGGAAGGATAACTGACCTTGATGATCTGAAGCCTTCTGTTTCTTCAGTTCCACTGCAGGAGTTTGTTAGCGCTAAATTGACAGATAAACTGGAGCAACAAATGCATGATCCCTTGGTTTTAAGGTCTCGCTGTCTGCCTTTATGGTGCACTGAACTGATGTCTGCATGCCCTTTCTTATTTTCCTTCGAGGCAAGATGGAAGTATTTCCAACTGACAGCATTTGGTTCTTCATCAATGCAACGTGGTCATATGATCGAGACAAGTGGTAGCAATGTAGCAACAGAAAGAGCTTCATCCTTTTCACGGAAAAAGTTCAAAGTTGATCGTGATGATATACTGGCTTCAGCCGTGAAAATGATGCGGTCCTATGCTAAGAGTAATGCACTGCTTGAAGTAGAATATGCAGAAGAAGTAGGCACAGGTTTAGGCCCTACGATGGAGTTCTATACGTTGATAAGTCATGAGTTTCAGAAGTCTGGTTTAGGCATGTGGAGGGGTGAGCTTCCTTGTGAAGCTGGCACCGACAATACTCACGTTGGTCGCCGGACTGTAGTCGCGCCTAATGGACTGTTTCCTCGACCGTGGTCTGCTTCTGTAGATTGTGCTTCTTTCTCGGAAGCAAATAAAAGTTTCCACCTCCTTGGTCAGGTTCTTGCAAAGGCAATTAAGGATGGCAGAATTCTTGACATTCCATTTTCCAAAGCATTTTACAAGCTTATCCTAGGACAG GAGCTTAATATATATGATATCAATTCATTTGATCCTGAACTGGCAATGACCCTTATGGAGTTTAAAGCGCTTACTTGTCAAAGGAAATATGTAGAATCATGTTCGACAACGGAATGCCAGAGCAAATCTGATTTGTCTTACCGGGGTTGTAAAATTGAGGATCTTGCCATTGACTTTACTGTCCCAGGTTTTCCAGAATATGTGTTTTCTTCAGAGGGTACTTCAGATAAT GTAACTGGTGATAATTTGGAAGAATATGTTTCTTTTGTTGTTGAGGCAACAGTTAAAAGTGGAATCACTAGACAACTGGAAGCTTTTGAGTCAGGATTCAGTCAG GTATTTCCACTAAGCACACTTCGGGTATTCTCAGAGGATGAGCTGGAGAGATTACTCTGCGGAGAACAAGATAATTGGGAT TTTGTGAAACTTGTGGATAACATAAAATTTGATCATGGCTACACCTCTAGCAGTCCTGCAGTCATTAAT TTGTTAGAGATCATACAAGAGTTTGAATGCCATGAACGCAGAGCTTTCTTgcaatttataacgggttcaccTCGGCTCCCTCCAGGCGGTTTGGCTGCACTGAATCCAAATTTGACGGTTGTCAGGAAG CATAGCAACaacgatgctgatgatgatctgcCAAGTGTGATGACTTGCGCTAACTATCTTAAGTTACCTGCCTACTGCTCTAAG GAAAGGATGAGGGAGAAGCTACTCTATGCGATCACGGAGGGACAGGGGTCCTTCCACCTATCCTGA
- the LOC123445215 gene encoding E3 ubiquitin-protein ligase UPL4 isoform X1, whose translation MDRCRKRPDSDPGGSGEAEPPADKRPCTAEPSTSAAAAPPEQAASDMDTSSSGHPAEGDGDADGDADVDGDDGDGGSSCESDGDGGSGPGASKFRRMVAAVASEGAGGGALLASLTELCEALSFCTEDAGGYFPVESAARALVRLAGADVASPDEMLLAVRAITYLCDAMPRAADAVVRHGLLPVLCSRLLAIEYLDVAEQCLQAFEKISLRQPAQCLQAGMITAVLTYIDFFAASIQRVAVSAVANACKKVPADCSQFVMDSTPMLCNLLQSEDKMVVEKVATCLISIVDSFSGSVELLDQLCHQGLVEKVLPLINASGLTSLNPSTCSNLIGLLAKLACNSLVAVKSLFELNVGSTIRGILVSSDLSHGMPYLPSENQNNQVNEALKLAIQLIPSAARDVEDTYIVLAKEKILVDEPGFLCQFSADVLPILIKAVNSGANSYICYGCSSIVNNICYFSKPEMLQELLKETNISSFLAGLLSRKDHHVLISSLKIIEILMQKLPDAYLGSFIKEGVVYAVEALLMQEDCSKSSPPLSDDTQQLENQPVMRNKPTCFCYAFDSRISESTETRACRIGQGNLPNFARHVKTTYFTAEAVNSEMGLTEILQKLKTCCAVLNDSADKSLNQDSLQNEEHLSTILSEVLMELHGGETMTTFEFLESGLVKSLLNYLSNGKYLQVDDNLKDYNADHFCAVLKRFQSFARICFSRMEQGWGDMLLTLLVRKLQNALTSLDNFPVIMSHNFKPRSNVSDIPIRHSTISPCIRVCFKKDEDDTKLSSYDNAVNLEISSSLDSIEQFLWPKVSTGTSDQNTESSPSSVAFESKYAEDDPQERDSSPESSPSSEGITRENQNSSAEPCSKKGSPSSAGGQPEKKTSTGTDCALQPKLVFSLKGKELDRSVTLYQSVLQDQINAGADVILDTQFWRTVHDITFRTAANPENDDSPKNLSIAALSTNDSKTGLMWQTLPFFSSLLLGKIPCRLDRSSPSYDILFMLKVLEGLNRYSFHLVSNERNHAFAQGRITDLDDLKPSVSSVPLQEFVSAKLTDKLEQQMHDPLVLRSRCLPLWCTELMSACPFLFSFEARWKYFQLTAFGSSSMQRGHMIETSGSNVATERASSFSRKKFKVDRDDILASAVKMMRSYAKSNALLEVEYAEEVGTGLGPTMEFYTLISHEFQKSGLGMWRGELPCEAGTDNTHVGRRTVVAPNGLFPRPWSASVDCASFSEANKSFHLLGQVLAKAIKDGRILDIPFSKAFYKLILGQELNIYDINSFDPELAMTLMEFKALTCQRKYVESCSTTECQSKSDLSYRGCKIEDLAIDFTVPGFPEYVFSSEGTSDNVTGDNLEEYVSFVVEATVKSGITRQLEAFESGFSQVFPLSTLRVFSEDELERLLCGEQDNWDFVKLVDNIKFDHGYTSSSPAVINLLEIIQEFECHERRAFLQFITGSPRLPPGGLAALNPNLTVVRKVCFHNHSNNDADDDLPSVMTCANYLKLPAYCSKERMREKLLYAITEGQGSFHLS comes from the exons ATGGATCGCTGCCGGAAGCGCCCCGACTCCGACCCCgggggctccggcgaggccgagcCCCCCGCCGATAAGCGCCCCTGCACCGCCGAGCCCtccacctccgccgccgccgcgccgccggaGCAGGCCGCCTCCGACATGGACACCTCGTCGTCTGGCCACCCCGCCGAAGGCGATGGCGATGCCGATGGCGATGCCGATGTGGACGGAGACGACGGCGACGGGGGGTCGTCGTGCGAGTCGGACGGGGACGGGGGGTCGGGCCCCGGGGCCAGCAAGTTCCGACGGATGGTGGCGGCCGTCGCCTCGGAGGGCGCCGGGGGAGGCGCGCTGCTCGCGTCGCTCACGGAGCTCTGCGAGGCGCTCTCCTTCTGCACCGAGGACGCCGGGGGCTACTTCCCCGTCGAGTCCGCCGCGCGGGCGCTCGTGCGCCTGGCCGGCGCCGACGTCGCCAGCCCCGACGAGATGCTGCTCGCCGTGCGCGCCATCACCTACCTCTGCGACGCCATGCCGCGCGCCGCCGACGCCGTCGTCCGCCACGGCCTGCTCCCCGTGCTCTGCTCCCGCCTCCTCGCGATCGAGTACCTTGATGTGGCGGAGCAG TGCTTGCAGGCGTTCGAGAAGATATCGCTGAGGCAGCCCGCGCAGTGCTTGCAGGCTGGCATGATAACCGCCGTGCTCACATACATTGACTTCTTCGCTGCAAGTATTCAG AGGGTTGCTGTCTCAGCTGTTGCAAATGCCTGCAAGAAGGTCCCTGCAGATTGCTCCCAGTTTGTCATGGACTCGACCCCAATGCTGTGTAATTTACTGCAGTCTGAGGACAAGATG GTTGTGGAAAAGGTTGCAACTTGCCTGATAAGCATTGTAGACTCTTTCAGTGGTTCAGTGGAGCTTCTTGACCAGCTATGTCACCAGGGCCTGGTAGAGAAGGTCCTTCCTTTGATCAATGCCAGCGGACTCACTTCCCTTAACCCATCAACTTGCAGT AACTTGATCGGGCTCCTGGCTAAGCTAGCCTGTAATTCACTTGTGGCAGTGAAGTCTCTCTTTGAGTTGAATGTTGGTAGCACCATAAGGGGGATTTTGGTCAGTTCAGATCTCTCCCATGGGATGCCATACCTGCCTTCGGAAAACCAAAATAACCAG GTTAATGAAGCTCTGAAATTAGCAATCCAGCTTATTCCTTCTGCGGCAAGAGATGTTGAGGACACCTATATAGTACTCGCGAAAGAAAAAATATTAGTAGATGAACCAGGGTTCTTGTGTCAGTTCTCTGCTGACGTTCTTCCAATCTTGATCAAG GCAGtcaactctggtgcaaactcaTACATTTGCTATGGCTGTTCTTCAATTGTAAATAACATCTGTTACTTCAGTAAACCTGAAATGCTTCAAGAGTTGCTCAAGGAAACAAACATATCAAG CTTCTTGGCTGGTTTATTGTCCCGGAAGGATCATCATGTGCTAATCTCATCACTGAAGATTATTGAGATTCTCATGCAAAAGCTTCCAGATGCTTACCTTGGATCTTTTATCAAAGAAGGCGTTGTCTATGCAGTAGAGGCTCTTCTTATGCAAGAGGATTGCTCAAAGTCTAGTCCTCCTCTCTCTGATGACACTCAACAGTTAGAGAACCAACCTGTTATGAGAAATAAACCTACATGTTTCTGCTATGCATTTGATTCCCGCATATCTGAGTCTACCGAAACAAGGGCTTGTAGGATTGGGCAGGGGAACCTTCCTAATTTTGCGAGGCATGTGAAGACAACTTACTTTACAGCTGAAGCAGTGAATTCGGAGATGGGGTTGACAGAGATATTGCAGAAGCTCAAAACTTGCTGTGCAGTTCTGAATGACTCTGCTGACAAGTCATTAAACCAAGACAGTCTTCAAAATGAAGAACACTTGTCTACCATTCTGAGTGAGGTGTTGATGGAGCTTCACGGAGGAGAAACAATGACGACGTTTGAATTCCTTGAGAGTGGACTGGTCAAATCTTTGTTAAATTACCTGTCTAACGGCAAATACCTCCAGGTGGATGACAATCTTAAAGATTACAATGCTGACCATTTTTGCGCTGTGCTGAAAAGATTTCAGTCATTTGCACGGATTTGTTTTTCAAGAATGGAGCAAGGTTGGGGTGATATGCTCTTGACATTACTTGTAAGGAAACTGCAGAATGCGCTTACTTCTCTTGACAACTTCCCAGTGATAATGAGTCACAATTTCAAGCCAAGGAGCAATGTTTCTGATATCCCTATTCGTCACTCAACAATTAGTCCATGTATCCGAGTATGTTTCAAGAAGGATGAAGATGATACAAAATTATCAAGCTATGATAATGCTGTGAATTTGGAAATCTCTTCTTCCTTGGATTCTATTGAACAATTCTTGTGGCCCAAAGTCAGCACAGGCACAAGTGATCAGAATACTGAGTCGTCACCTAGTAGTGTTGCTTTCGAGAGCAAATATGCTGAAGATGATCCCCAGGAAAGAGATTCCAGCCCGGAATCTTCTCCTTCATCAGAG GGTATCACCAGGGAAAATCAAAATTCTTCTGCAGAACCATGCTCGAAGAAAGGGTCACCATCTTCCG CTGGAGGTCAACCAGAAAAGAAGACGTCGACCGGGACTGATTGTGCTTTACAGCCAAAACTGGTATTTAGCCTGAAAGGAAAAGAGCTTGACCGATCTGTTACTCTATATCAATCAGTCCTGCAAGATCAGATCAATGCGGGGGCTGATGTAATTTTGGACACCCAATTTTGGCGTACTGTGCACGACATAACATTTCGAACAGCTGCAAATCCAGAAAACGATGATTCCCCTAAGAATCTGTCCATTGCAGCATTGTCAACAAATGACAGTAAAACTGGTTTAATGTGGCAAACACTCCCCTTCTTTAGCAGCTTGTTGCTTGGCAAGATTCCCTGCAGACTTGATAGATCAAGTCCATCATATGACATATTGTTTATGCTGAAAGTTTTAGAAGGATTGAACCGATACTCGTTTCACCTCGTGTCTAATGAGAGAAACCATGCTTTTGCTCAAGGAAGGATAACTGACCTTGATGATCTGAAGCCTTCTGTTTCTTCAGTTCCACTGCAGGAGTTTGTTAGCGCTAAATTGACAGATAAACTGGAGCAACAAATGCATGATCCCTTGGTTTTAAGGTCTCGCTGTCTGCCTTTATGGTGCACTGAACTGATGTCTGCATGCCCTTTCTTATTTTCCTTCGAGGCAAGATGGAAGTATTTCCAACTGACAGCATTTGGTTCTTCATCAATGCAACGTGGTCATATGATCGAGACAAGTGGTAGCAATGTAGCAACAGAAAGAGCTTCATCCTTTTCACGGAAAAAGTTCAAAGTTGATCGTGATGATATACTGGCTTCAGCCGTGAAAATGATGCGGTCCTATGCTAAGAGTAATGCACTGCTTGAAGTAGAATATGCAGAAGAAGTAGGCACAGGTTTAGGCCCTACGATGGAGTTCTATACGTTGATAAGTCATGAGTTTCAGAAGTCTGGTTTAGGCATGTGGAGGGGTGAGCTTCCTTGTGAAGCTGGCACCGACAATACTCACGTTGGTCGCCGGACTGTAGTCGCGCCTAATGGACTGTTTCCTCGACCGTGGTCTGCTTCTGTAGATTGTGCTTCTTTCTCGGAAGCAAATAAAAGTTTCCACCTCCTTGGTCAGGTTCTTGCAAAGGCAATTAAGGATGGCAGAATTCTTGACATTCCATTTTCCAAAGCATTTTACAAGCTTATCCTAGGACAG GAGCTTAATATATATGATATCAATTCATTTGATCCTGAACTGGCAATGACCCTTATGGAGTTTAAAGCGCTTACTTGTCAAAGGAAATATGTAGAATCATGTTCGACAACGGAATGCCAGAGCAAATCTGATTTGTCTTACCGGGGTTGTAAAATTGAGGATCTTGCCATTGACTTTACTGTCCCAGGTTTTCCAGAATATGTGTTTTCTTCAGAGGGTACTTCAGATAAT GTAACTGGTGATAATTTGGAAGAATATGTTTCTTTTGTTGTTGAGGCAACAGTTAAAAGTGGAATCACTAGACAACTGGAAGCTTTTGAGTCAGGATTCAGTCAG GTATTTCCACTAAGCACACTTCGGGTATTCTCAGAGGATGAGCTGGAGAGATTACTCTGCGGAGAACAAGATAATTGGGAT TTTGTGAAACTTGTGGATAACATAAAATTTGATCATGGCTACACCTCTAGCAGTCCTGCAGTCATTAAT TTGTTAGAGATCATACAAGAGTTTGAATGCCATGAACGCAGAGCTTTCTTgcaatttataacgggttcaccTCGGCTCCCTCCAGGCGGTTTGGCTGCACTGAATCCAAATTTGACGGTTGTCAGGAAGGTCTGTTTTCACAAT CATAGCAACaacgatgctgatgatgatctgcCAAGTGTGATGACTTGCGCTAACTATCTTAAGTTACCTGCCTACTGCTCTAAG GAAAGGATGAGGGAGAAGCTACTCTATGCGATCACGGAGGGACAGGGGTCCTTCCACCTATCCTGA